aaacaaacaaacaaaaaaactattatcTACCCTCCATACCCTTGCTGAcgcttcttcttctgtggtgtcgCGGTGCAGGGACGCTGCCCACAAAGGCGCAGTTATTAATCGTCCGCACCGGGCAGTCCTCCATATCGGCTGGAGGGACAATTTACACCACATTCAATTgaaggacccccccccccttataaaataaataaataaatagtaaaatcTTAATAACTCTTCTTGTTTCTACATTGTTGGTGCTGATTTGCTCATGATTTCTTCCATTTGGCGAATGGAGTGTTAAGCCTAACAAGCGTTTTGAGCCATATGCCATCCACGATCAGCCATATTAGTTACAGGAGTAATCACTATCAACATTCACAGcttttcacacagtttttcGGTCATAACCCAGGTCGTATCCCACCAGCCATcgaaaaacatttaaaagcttcTCAAACTTTGCAGCGACCTCTTTTCTCATGAACATTCAGCCCCTGTGTCATTCTCACTTTAAACCAAACTCCCTGGAAACAAAAACCTTCTGTTTTAAcgacatatatatatgtgtgtgtgcgtttgcaaaaataatcaatatttaCCACTAAGAATGTCAAAAACattggttttgtttggtttaagtttgacaaacaaacataaattttGATTTTACTATAATGCAACtccaaatgtataaataatttttctaaaagaagaaaatgtttttacattttacagtcatgtgtctgtttattttattcctgGTTTGTTGTCCGTGACTGTACAAGTCTTCTttgtgtacataaaaaaaaaatattggaaaaaacacaactatCGTTACTTCCGGTTCGATTCTCCCTCTCGGTGAGCTGCCAACAATAAACGTCTCCACGTGATGACGTAGACTGACGcatgtttttgagtttttcagCGGGTGAAGGACCCGGAAGACACTGACAGATGTCCGATGTTGATGATGGAAACCGACGCCGGTGTCAGCTCCATGATCATGTATGAGGATGAGTCGGTGGATGTCCGCTACCTAAACGGAACCCAGCTGCAGCTGTCGCCGTGCGGGGGTGAGTTCCTGCTGGTGAAGGCCGCAGACTCCTCCGGGCACCCTCTGCAGCCCAGGGACCGGGTCCGACAGAGGACCAGGTTCACCATCAGCACGTACAAGGTTCGGAGTTTTGGCATGGTAGGCTTCTACGACACAGCTACTGCACTGGCCAATTCCCATAAAGGAATTTTGcgtgttgttgttatttttgtaggCGATGATAGAAGCTGCTTTGGCATTTCGGAATAAACATGCAAGTCGACCTTACCTGCCAGAGGAACTCATCCCTCCTGAGCACAGAAAGGTACCAAGAACTGCCTCTTTGATCACTGTCGGTGCCTCAAATCACAAAGATGCTAGTAATCTTCTTTTGCAGCCCTTTTTCACCATTAACTTGGACGTGCAGTGGCCTGACTGGTCCTCCTGTGAAGCTGAGCAGGGGCCTGGAGGCGAGACCATCATTAGGTCTGAGGAGGGGCGAGCTGCGCTGATACTCTCACCCTCAGGTGAAGAATTCTCAGTTGAGTTCACATGTAGCCTGAGTCAGAGTGCACAGAGTTTCAACAGAGATCCTGATGGCAGGGACAGTCCTCAGCAGGACGACAAGCTGATCTGCCAGACCACCAATAAGGAGACCAGAGAGGTTCATCAGGTAAGAGGAATAAGGAACCAGCCAGTTAGCTCAAGCTTGTCTCAGGCAGAGGTAATGattctctctgttcctctcatCTTTGATTAACTATTTAATTTCTGGTTTCCACCTGTCCCAGCCAGGTGGGATTTACCAATCCACCACAGTGGTCCAGCATCACTCCTGCTTTAGGCACGCACCCATCTGGAGCTACCCCCTCTCCTTGGCTTGCCATCACCGGATGGCTCGTTTATCTACGCCCAATGTTGTCAGAGCAGAAGGAATGGGAGATTCTGCCCAGGCAGATCAGAAAATGAATATGTCTGATGCAGTAAGTGAAGAGAGAAGGTCTCACCTCCCTCAGGCGCTGCCTCTCACCTGTCCATCGCTTCACAGGCACAGGTTTGTTGATTAGTAAGAAGCACAGTGAACTATTTGTAGATTCTCTCCAACTGATTAACACTT
The nucleotide sequence above comes from Echeneis naucrates chromosome 9, fEcheNa1.1, whole genome shotgun sequence. Encoded proteins:
- the c9h5orf34 gene encoding uncharacterized protein C5orf34 homolog isoform X1, whose amino-acid sequence is MLMMETDAGVSSMIMYEDESVDVRYLNGTQLQLSPCGGEFLLVKAADSSGHPLQPRDRVRQRTRFTISTYKAMIEAALAFRNKHASRPYLPEELIPPEHRKVPRTASLITVGASNHKDASNLLLQPFFTINLDVQWPDWSSCEAEQGPGGETIIRSEEGRAALILSPSGEEFSVEFTCSLSQSAQSFNRDPDGRDSPQQDDKLICQTTNKETREVHQPGGIYQSTTVVQHHSCFRHAPIWSYPLSLACHHRMARLSTPNVVRAEGMGDSAQADQKMNMSDAVSEERRSHLPQALPLTCPSLHRHRWKFKDPLAKNEQSDQDFPLELVKVMWCQGVTYRILSGAVSVVEVSPGDGSVIRSNGVLNTYFTHHQPDRQSGQVKELSYHLNNLPPDICRQDYSICSIVSRASRILTCYNQTKQSLKIPVTLSCLQEAKEGQHVSHPVSQEYLSGSAPVAHHMRVESRSELVAAELEKIKRFNFLLENSQLQKCEKGLADLQDSSAKEETHRPVNEISITEALQRTSRAIQDIDALVSANTLT
- the c9h5orf34 gene encoding uncharacterized protein C5orf34 homolog isoform X2 encodes the protein MLMMETDAGVSSMIMYEDESVDVRYLNGTQLQLSPCGGEFLLVKAADSSGHPLQPRDRVRQRTRFTISTYKAMIEAALAFRNKHASRPYLPEELIPPEHRKVPRTASLITVGASNHKDASNLLLQPFFTINLDVQWPDWSSCEAEQGPGGETIIRSEEGRAALILSPSGEEFSVEFTCSLSQSAQSFNRDPDGRDSPQQDDKLICQTTNKETREVHQPGGIYQSTTVVQHHSCFRHAPIWSYPLSLACHHRMARLSTPNVVRAEGMGDSAQADQKMNMSDAVSEERRSHLPQALPLTCPSLHRHRWKFKDPLAKNEQSDQDFPLELVKVMWCQGVTYRILSGAVSVVEVSPGDGSVIRSNGVLNTYFTHHQPDRQSGQVKELSYHLNNLPPDICRQDYSICSIVSRASRILTCYNQTKQSLKIPVTLSCLQEAKEVFPTDVATTADICSIYTVFILPKL